A single genomic interval of Halalkalibaculum roseum harbors:
- a CDS encoding DUF1499 domain-containing protein, whose amino-acid sequence MKSYSKISVASFILAIIASLMFLLSGYGYQWGWWELGFAFQRLIPGAALAALLGLILLIVYGIRKSKSSKAYKGSWMIYASVILCLAVLGNFGYWYLEIQKGYPPIHDITTDTENPPEFEAIVPLRADAPNKTEYGGEEIAEAQKAFYDGLETMRLEVAPAEAYDKALIAAQQMPWEIVAQSKEDLRIEAFHKLPWFGFIDDVVIRVDTTDNGSKIDVRSVSRVGRGDLGVNADRIKSYLAEIEKE is encoded by the coding sequence ATGAAGTCCTACTCCAAAATATCAGTCGCCTCTTTTATTCTTGCCATTATCGCTTCATTGATGTTTCTGCTTTCGGGTTACGGGTACCAGTGGGGCTGGTGGGAATTGGGATTCGCATTTCAGAGATTGATTCCCGGTGCTGCTTTGGCAGCTTTACTGGGCCTTATCTTGCTTATTGTATATGGCATTCGAAAAAGCAAATCGAGCAAAGCTTATAAAGGATCATGGATGATTTATGCATCGGTCATTCTTTGTCTCGCTGTATTGGGAAATTTTGGGTACTGGTACCTGGAGATTCAGAAGGGGTATCCTCCGATTCACGACATAACAACGGATACAGAAAACCCACCCGAATTTGAAGCTATTGTTCCATTACGTGCCGATGCTCCTAACAAGACAGAGTATGGCGGAGAGGAAATAGCGGAAGCCCAAAAGGCATTTTATGACGGCTTAGAGACTATGAGATTGGAAGTTGCACCTGCTGAGGCTTATGACAAGGCGCTCATAGCAGCACAACAGATGCCATGGGAAATTGTAGCACAAAGTAAAGAAGATTTACGTATCGAAGCCTTTCACAAATTACCCTGGTTTGGGTTTATTGATGATGTGGTAATCAGGGTGGATACTACTGACAACGGAAGTAAAATCGATGTTAGGTCCGTCTCAAGAGTTGGCAGAGGTGACTTGGGTGTGAATGCCGACAGGATAAAAAGCTATTTAGCAGAGATTGAAAAGGAATAA
- the speD gene encoding adenosylmethionine decarboxylase, whose product MEALGRQILVEFYDCDSDKINDVSFVESAFLEATRKSKATIISHNFHKFSPHGISGVVVIAESHVTIHSWPEYNYAAVDIFTCGDTIDPWVIQEYLKEAFESKNISSMEMKRGLFKVQPGQRLLFKPQKVSSN is encoded by the coding sequence ATGGAAGCACTTGGTCGTCAAATTCTCGTTGAATTTTATGATTGTGACTCTGATAAAATAAATGACGTCTCTTTTGTTGAATCGGCTTTTCTGGAAGCAACCAGAAAGTCAAAAGCAACGATAATATCTCACAACTTTCACAAGTTCAGTCCTCATGGGATCAGCGGTGTGGTAGTAATTGCCGAATCCCATGTCACCATTCACAGCTGGCCCGAATACAACTACGCAGCGGTGGATATTTTCACCTGTGGTGATACCATAGACCCATGGGTGATACAGGAATATCTCAAAGAGGCTTTTGAATCGAAAAATATTTCCTCTATGGAGATGAAAAGAGGACTGTTTAAAGTACAACCGGGACAGCGACTTTTATTTAAACCACAAAAAGTATCATCCAACTAA
- the recB gene encoding exodeoxyribonuclease V subunit beta: MHNMMGKNPLHVFDIPLEGIHLIEASAGTGKTYNIASIYVRSLIEMDLAVKDILVVTYTEAATKELRERLMSRLRESVLALENENPLNDDFLIDLKETVVDHETAVEKLKKAIRSFDESAIYTIHGFCFQALQEQAFESRAMFDAELIGDDKEIIREVIDDYWRLFVRRTTDKREYRPLLKFVMDKGFNPDVLTQEFSSYVGKPYLNVYPKEFEPENLEESLIRLTEIFEQMKEEWEGSRKEIFEMLDEGHLSNYRTGWLEGWVAKMDQWISSEVAPIELFDQFRKFTQSVIDDSLKKSSIKKGKSPPNHPFFELADSFKDIAETLNKYDITFRLDLFKHLKKSLFGKKEELRQLSYDDLLTRLNEALTDGDRGRRLSQSLRRAYPIALVDEFQDTDPIQYNIFKTIYRESGKKAALFMIGDPKQSIYSFRGADIYSYLEAKKDAPSDRTYSLNRNFRSIPELIDATNHLFSYRDNPFILDDIPYSAVKAGKQSDKYKRLNIDDEPAIPIEFRELHSSTDDTPVNKKTAEQRSAEDTASRIELLLRQSKEGRAVIGEKPVEAADIAVLVRKHYQADMIRDSLKTRGIKSVQYSQDSVFKSEEAEDLQIILKAIAEPAQEGFVRAALATKAMGYNAKELLQFEADDSLWVEKLNQFNGWHEAWKNNGFGYMFRKFVHEENIAEEVIKRGDGERKLTNLIHLSELLQNKEEEGKTGTRSLLQWLARKRNETDKDREEEQLRLESDENLVKVVTMHRSKGLEYPIVFCPFLWHSPEYDDKGGPIIYHDRNNETKVNLDFYGKDDPDRGIKRFQMAQEDLAESVRLAYVAITRAEQKCFISWVHAKKSEFSPLGYLLLGQEKAFGALQGVIKKNGKKTVETTVFKNTINELMRRHDHLFSFRHSADGGQQQLFLDTSSEKLDKARLFKRQAPLKAGYSISSFSSLIQNRDDDFEIDYDILLENETDEVAESSAKIELTIFNFPKGPNPGTAIHHIFEEISFGDLGNAENIIEEALNRQDIDPKWRDVVFKMIKQTLSKNLLGEGGPLHLEDIEPEYIMPEMEFFFSSGHARLPDLLKIIRGTNHIPDTISGMSEEGYIKGFIDLTFRFNNKFYILDYKTNHLGNETDKYRREALESEIKEAMYDLQYHLYILALHRYLTKSIEQYSYDTHIGGAFYLFIRGINKQGREGIYFDHPDSSLIHKLDEYLRR, translated from the coding sequence ATGCATAATATGATGGGCAAGAATCCACTACATGTTTTTGATATCCCTCTTGAAGGAATTCATCTTATTGAAGCGAGTGCCGGTACAGGAAAAACCTACAATATAGCCTCTATATATGTTCGTTCACTTATTGAAATGGACCTTGCAGTCAAGGATATTCTGGTCGTTACCTACACAGAGGCAGCAACCAAGGAACTAAGAGAGCGACTCATGTCGCGACTTCGAGAATCTGTGCTTGCTCTGGAAAATGAAAATCCTCTAAACGATGATTTTTTAATTGACTTAAAAGAAACGGTCGTTGATCATGAGACTGCAGTAGAAAAGCTTAAGAAAGCCATTCGATCTTTTGATGAATCAGCCATCTATACGATACATGGATTTTGTTTCCAGGCTTTGCAGGAACAGGCTTTTGAGAGCAGAGCAATGTTTGATGCAGAGCTCATAGGAGACGATAAAGAGATTATACGTGAAGTTATTGATGATTACTGGCGGTTGTTCGTCAGAAGAACTACTGATAAAAGGGAATATAGGCCCTTACTGAAATTTGTAATGGATAAAGGGTTTAATCCCGACGTACTAACTCAGGAATTCTCTTCATACGTAGGAAAACCCTATTTAAATGTCTATCCCAAAGAGTTCGAACCTGAAAACCTGGAAGAAAGTCTGATTCGCTTAACAGAAATTTTCGAGCAGATGAAAGAAGAGTGGGAAGGATCCAGAAAAGAGATTTTTGAAATGCTGGATGAGGGACATCTCAGTAATTACCGAACCGGATGGTTGGAGGGATGGGTGGCTAAGATGGATCAATGGATAAGTTCTGAAGTTGCGCCCATTGAACTGTTTGACCAGTTTAGAAAGTTTACACAGTCAGTCATTGATGATAGTCTAAAGAAATCCAGTATAAAAAAAGGAAAAAGCCCACCCAATCATCCTTTTTTTGAGTTAGCCGATTCATTTAAAGATATCGCAGAAACGCTAAATAAATACGATATCACCTTCCGGCTGGATCTGTTTAAACACCTAAAAAAGTCACTCTTTGGAAAGAAGGAAGAGTTGAGACAACTTAGTTACGATGACCTATTGACACGCCTGAATGAAGCACTAACCGATGGTGACAGGGGGAGAAGGTTGTCTCAGAGCCTTAGAAGAGCCTATCCGATAGCTCTGGTGGATGAATTTCAGGATACGGATCCAATCCAGTATAATATATTTAAAACCATTTATCGCGAATCAGGCAAAAAAGCTGCACTATTTATGATCGGCGATCCCAAACAGTCTATTTACAGTTTTAGGGGAGCTGACATCTACTCATATTTGGAAGCAAAGAAAGACGCTCCTTCTGATAGGACTTATAGTCTGAATCGCAATTTCCGATCCATACCAGAGCTTATCGATGCTACCAATCATTTATTCAGCTACAGGGATAACCCATTTATACTAGATGATATTCCCTATTCAGCAGTAAAAGCGGGAAAACAGAGCGATAAATACAAACGGCTAAATATTGACGACGAACCTGCAATCCCAATTGAATTCAGGGAATTGCATAGCAGTACGGATGATACCCCCGTCAACAAAAAAACTGCAGAACAAAGAAGCGCTGAGGATACCGCTTCCCGAATAGAGTTGCTATTACGTCAGTCAAAAGAAGGTCGTGCTGTGATAGGTGAGAAGCCTGTTGAAGCAGCGGATATTGCTGTGTTGGTACGTAAGCACTATCAGGCTGATATGATTCGCGATTCATTAAAAACAAGAGGCATTAAAAGTGTTCAATACAGTCAGGATAGTGTATTTAAGAGTGAAGAGGCCGAAGATCTTCAAATTATTTTGAAAGCAATTGCTGAGCCGGCACAGGAGGGGTTTGTACGTGCGGCATTGGCTACCAAAGCCATGGGCTACAACGCTAAAGAATTGCTGCAATTTGAGGCCGATGATTCGTTATGGGTTGAAAAGCTGAATCAGTTCAATGGGTGGCATGAGGCTTGGAAGAATAACGGATTCGGATACATGTTTAGAAAGTTTGTGCATGAGGAGAACATTGCTGAAGAGGTTATCAAAAGAGGGGATGGTGAACGTAAACTTACAAACCTTATTCATCTTTCAGAATTGTTGCAAAACAAAGAAGAAGAGGGTAAGACTGGTACCCGTAGCCTTCTCCAGTGGCTGGCACGAAAAAGAAATGAGACAGATAAAGACCGGGAGGAAGAACAGCTAAGGCTGGAAAGCGATGAAAACCTCGTAAAGGTGGTAACCATGCATCGAAGTAAAGGACTTGAGTATCCCATCGTTTTTTGTCCATTTCTATGGCATAGTCCTGAATACGACGATAAGGGTGGACCTATTATTTATCATGACCGGAACAACGAAACGAAAGTAAACCTGGACTTTTACGGTAAAGATGATCCTGATCGCGGCATTAAACGGTTCCAAATGGCACAGGAAGATTTGGCTGAAAGCGTCAGGCTTGCCTATGTGGCCATCACACGTGCGGAACAAAAATGTTTTATCAGTTGGGTGCATGCCAAAAAATCTGAATTTTCTCCTCTTGGTTATTTACTGCTTGGGCAGGAGAAGGCTTTTGGTGCTTTGCAAGGGGTCATTAAGAAGAATGGTAAAAAAACAGTTGAGACTACTGTGTTTAAAAACACCATTAATGAATTAATGAGGAGGCATGATCATCTTTTCAGTTTTCGTCATTCAGCTGATGGAGGGCAACAACAACTTTTCTTGGATACTAGCAGTGAAAAGCTGGATAAAGCCAGGCTATTTAAACGCCAGGCTCCATTAAAGGCCGGGTACTCTATCTCAAGTTTTTCTTCCCTGATACAAAACCGTGATGACGATTTTGAGATTGATTATGATATTTTATTAGAAAATGAAACCGATGAGGTGGCTGAAAGTTCTGCAAAAATAGAACTGACAATATTTAACTTTCCAAAGGGTCCAAACCCGGGTACAGCTATTCATCATATCTTCGAAGAAATTTCTTTTGGTGATCTCGGGAATGCAGAAAATATCATTGAGGAGGCACTGAACCGGCAGGACATAGATCCAAAGTGGCGAGATGTAGTTTTCAAAATGATCAAACAGACCTTATCTAAAAACCTTTTGGGGGAGGGTGGACCGCTACATCTGGAGGACATTGAACCGGAATATATCATGCCTGAAATGGAGTTTTTCTTCAGCAGTGGGCATGCCAGACTCCCGGACTTACTTAAGATCATACGGGGTACCAATCATATACCCGATACAATTTCTGGAATGTCAGAAGAGGGATATATCAAAGGTTTTATTGATTTGACTTTCCGATTCAATAACAAATTCTACATTCTTGACTACAAAACAAACCATTTAGGTAATGAAACGGATAAGTACCGAAGAGAGGCCCTGGAAAGTGAAATCAAGGAAGCCATGTATGACCTGCAGTATCACCTCTATATCCTTGCCTTGCATAGGTATCTGACTAAATCAATAGAGCAATATAGCTATGATACACACATAGGAGGAGCTTTTTATCTGTTTATCAGGGGAATCAATAAGCAAGGCCGGGAAGGGATCTATTTCGATCACCCTGACTCTTCTTTGATACATAAACTTGATGAATATTTGAGGAGGTAA
- the recC gene encoding exodeoxyribonuclease V subunit gamma → MLTYCSGTDLFDLVDELLKQFDADPLQNPLSPEIFIVQNHGMAHWLSLYMAEENGIAANMSFEFPAERIWNLIRMVNSDIPDTLPSDRLPMTWSLLNILRNEDDKELDILNEYVEEEDPVKREMRRWKLAGRIADVFDQYLTYRPTMLTSWEKGRSVTDYREERWQAHLWRNLMEYWSSSSKTEHKHRAKLQQQLLKGLKADIIDLKKLPQRISVFGVSTMPPIYLRILVKLSRLTDVYFYVLEPAGRGDHPIYESMGKTGKEFRSLLKSYMTEYEIEPKILDRRKKRDTHHSLLASFQNSLLGYDTDKADSTDEHILSIHSCHSARREVEVLYDQLLGMLEEDENLNPSEILVLTPDLASYASEIKAVFDTVEESLPEIPFHLTEKNIGRLHPVAQTVVKLLELVNSRFKVTEILDLLDSKPLQHKFQFTEDDLNTLERWIDDTRIRWGIDKSSKGKIGLPETESFTWRSGINRMMLGYAMKEDDDRLFEGIFPYREIERSEDALLAGRFSKLMSLFFKFHDDIKEAKSVSEWAKRIRSWIFDFIPEDEDYFHAAQRIRNQLEKLEEMETLSGFSETIPFKVVQDYLISELEEQKSGGGRSSKGVTFSSMIPFRNIPAKVICLLGMNDGIFPRSKMPMAFDLINKSPRPGDRSHSDEDRQLFLETILAARNWLYISYTGQSNLQDTEFPPSVVLRELQDYFQDAYDLKKEEFITKHPLQSFSPKYFRSERKAGIFSYSSSNRTVANQLLHSDGESPPFIDTELPQPGEEYLRVSVSELVRFFQHPAKYLLQNRFGIYLERDNILDEDREPFQLDGLQGYKLGQELLNRNINNQSLEAFKKVAESTSFLPDGFPGEEAYYEKSSEVKLFIDEIGEIFDQKKLEAIEVDFEIGDFRITGKLQDVYEEEQIFYRFGRMRSKEQIELWIKHLVLQETIPMNHKGTSKMYAYSNKEGVRSVLLPVVEDYKSTLSDLLELYHKGLRANIFFFPDTSYTYADNLFVSGNDAEKALDNASKEWKNNYTPYPKEGDDPYNKLLMKDANPLDSNIFMDNSERFWKPYFSYLITEDA, encoded by the coding sequence ATGCTTACATACTGCAGCGGTACTGATTTATTTGATCTTGTAGATGAACTGCTTAAACAGTTTGATGCCGATCCTCTGCAGAATCCCCTCTCACCGGAGATATTTATTGTACAGAATCACGGAATGGCTCATTGGCTTTCTCTCTATATGGCCGAAGAGAATGGCATAGCGGCTAACATGAGTTTTGAGTTTCCGGCTGAACGCATTTGGAATCTTATCAGAATGGTGAATTCTGATATACCCGATACCTTGCCTTCAGATCGCCTTCCTATGACGTGGTCTTTATTAAATATCCTGAGAAATGAGGATGATAAAGAACTCGATATTTTAAATGAATATGTAGAAGAAGAGGATCCTGTAAAGCGAGAAATGCGTAGATGGAAACTGGCTGGGCGTATTGCCGACGTCTTTGATCAGTACCTTACTTATAGGCCTACCATGCTTACCTCTTGGGAGAAGGGGCGATCGGTCACCGATTACCGGGAAGAGCGATGGCAAGCCCATTTGTGGCGTAATCTGATGGAATATTGGAGCAGTTCTTCGAAAACCGAGCACAAGCATCGTGCAAAACTTCAGCAGCAGCTTTTGAAAGGCTTGAAGGCAGATATTATAGATTTAAAAAAGCTTCCACAACGCATCTCGGTATTCGGTGTTTCCACCATGCCGCCTATTTACCTCAGAATTTTAGTCAAACTTTCAAGACTAACGGATGTCTACTTTTATGTTCTGGAGCCTGCAGGGCGGGGTGATCATCCCATTTATGAATCGATGGGGAAAACAGGTAAGGAGTTTCGTTCGCTATTAAAATCTTATATGACCGAATATGAAATTGAACCGAAAATTTTAGACAGAAGGAAGAAAAGAGACACTCACCATTCGTTATTAGCTAGCTTTCAAAACTCCCTGCTGGGATATGATACAGATAAAGCCGATAGCACTGATGAACATATTCTAAGTATTCACTCTTGCCATAGTGCAAGGAGAGAAGTGGAGGTACTCTATGATCAACTACTTGGTATGCTTGAAGAGGATGAAAACCTGAATCCATCCGAAATATTGGTTCTGACTCCTGACCTCGCATCCTATGCTTCCGAAATCAAAGCCGTTTTTGATACGGTTGAAGAATCCTTACCCGAAATACCCTTCCATTTAACCGAAAAGAATATTGGCCGGTTACATCCTGTTGCCCAAACTGTGGTCAAACTTTTGGAGCTTGTAAATAGTCGTTTCAAAGTTACTGAGATTTTAGATCTGCTGGATTCGAAACCTCTGCAGCATAAGTTTCAATTCACCGAGGATGATCTAAATACGTTGGAACGCTGGATTGATGATACACGCATTCGGTGGGGTATAGATAAAAGTTCCAAAGGAAAAATTGGCCTTCCTGAAACGGAAAGTTTTACATGGCGATCAGGAATTAATCGAATGATGCTCGGTTACGCTATGAAAGAAGATGATGACCGTCTTTTTGAAGGGATATTTCCTTATAGAGAAATAGAAAGATCAGAGGATGCCCTTTTGGCCGGTAGGTTCAGCAAGCTAATGTCGCTGTTTTTCAAATTTCACGATGATATTAAGGAAGCTAAATCCGTCTCAGAGTGGGCAAAACGTATAAGATCATGGATATTTGACTTTATCCCGGAGGATGAAGATTACTTCCATGCTGCCCAGCGGATACGAAATCAGCTGGAAAAATTAGAGGAAATGGAAACTCTTTCCGGATTCAGTGAAACAATACCTTTTAAAGTTGTTCAGGATTATCTCATTTCGGAATTGGAAGAACAGAAGAGTGGGGGAGGAAGAAGTAGTAAAGGTGTTACTTTCAGCTCTATGATACCGTTTCGCAATATTCCCGCAAAGGTCATATGTCTGCTTGGGATGAACGATGGAATATTTCCCCGCTCTAAAATGCCGATGGCATTTGACCTTATAAATAAAAGTCCCCGGCCTGGTGATCGCTCGCATAGTGATGAAGACCGTCAACTTTTTCTGGAGACTATATTGGCGGCAAGAAATTGGTTGTACATCAGTTATACCGGACAAAGCAATCTGCAAGATACCGAGTTTCCTCCCTCCGTAGTACTGAGAGAATTGCAGGATTATTTCCAGGATGCTTACGATCTCAAGAAAGAAGAATTTATCACAAAGCATCCGCTACAGTCCTTTAGTCCAAAATATTTTAGAAGTGAAAGAAAAGCGGGAATTTTCAGCTATTCCTCCTCAAACCGTACCGTTGCTAACCAACTGTTGCATTCAGATGGTGAAAGTCCGCCATTTATTGATACTGAATTGCCTCAGCCGGGCGAAGAATATTTGAGAGTGTCGGTTTCCGAGTTAGTGCGTTTCTTCCAGCATCCTGCCAAATACCTGTTACAGAATCGATTTGGAATCTATTTAGAACGGGATAACATCCTGGATGAAGACCGAGAACCATTTCAGCTGGACGGGTTACAAGGGTACAAGTTGGGACAGGAGTTGCTTAATCGGAACATAAATAACCAATCACTGGAGGCTTTTAAAAAAGTTGCGGAATCTACTTCATTTCTTCCCGATGGGTTTCCGGGTGAAGAAGCCTATTATGAAAAATCGTCTGAAGTAAAACTTTTCATTGATGAAATAGGAGAAATATTTGATCAGAAGAAACTGGAAGCCATTGAAGTTGATTTTGAAATTGGAGATTTCAGAATTACCGGGAAATTGCAGGATGTATATGAAGAAGAACAGATTTTCTATCGGTTCGGAAGAATGCGTTCCAAAGAGCAGATAGAATTATGGATTAAACATCTCGTGCTCCAGGAAACTATACCGATGAATCATAAGGGCACAAGTAAAATGTATGCATACAGTAATAAGGAAGGAGTGAGATCCGTGCTTTTGCCTGTTGTAGAGGATTACAAAAGTACATTGTCGGATCTGCTGGAATTATATCACAAAGGACTGCGAGCGAATATATTCTTTTTCCCGGATACGTCTTATACCTACGCGGATAATTTATTTGTATCAGGTAACGATGCTGAAAAAGCTTTAGATAACGCCTCAAAAGAGTGGAAGAATAACTATACACCTTATCCAAAAGAAGGAGACGACCCTTATAATAAGCTTTTGATGAAAGATGCTAATCCATTGGATAGCAATATATTCATGGATAATTCAGAACGCTTTTGGAAGCCTTACTTTTCATATCTGATAACGGAAGATGCATAA
- the speE gene encoding polyamine aminopropyltransferase codes for MPLSYNEYYNERTGLTVGVDRLLFSEQSEFQQVEVYETDTWGNLMTIDGMVMLSEKDEFVYHEMLSHVGMFALPDPQKVLVIGGGDGGTAREVLRHDSVRRVDMVEIDETVVRASKEFLPEVGDWKNPKLNVLFEDGIKFVQNIEEPYDVIIIDGSDPVGPAEGLFKKDFIQACYDGLAENGILTAQTESPWVQGYHSSMNRVFTALDAIYEVSKMYLAFIPLYPAGMWSFAYASKGIEPKDGEVIERVKSGMNRFGSHLRYYNEEIHSGCFALPNFVKDII; via the coding sequence ATGCCTTTATCCTATAACGAATACTACAACGAACGAACCGGCTTAACGGTAGGTGTTGATAGATTGCTTTTTTCAGAGCAATCTGAATTTCAACAGGTGGAGGTATATGAGACCGATACCTGGGGAAATTTGATGACCATTGATGGCATGGTCATGCTCTCGGAAAAGGATGAATTTGTTTACCATGAAATGCTGAGCCATGTGGGCATGTTTGCGCTCCCTGATCCCCAGAAAGTATTAGTTATAGGGGGTGGGGATGGGGGGACTGCAAGGGAAGTACTTCGCCACGACTCTGTAAGAAGGGTTGATATGGTTGAAATCGATGAGACAGTTGTAAGAGCATCAAAAGAGTTTCTTCCTGAAGTCGGTGACTGGAAAAATCCAAAGCTCAACGTCCTTTTTGAGGATGGAATTAAGTTTGTTCAGAATATTGAGGAACCTTATGATGTAATTATCATTGATGGTTCAGATCCGGTTGGTCCCGCTGAAGGCCTATTCAAGAAAGATTTTATTCAGGCTTGTTATGACGGGCTGGCCGAAAATGGTATTCTAACGGCTCAAACCGAAAGCCCCTGGGTACAAGGTTACCACAGTAGCATGAACCGCGTATTTACCGCTCTTGACGCCATATACGAAGTATCTAAGATGTATCTGGCATTTATACCATTGTACCCGGCTGGGATGTGGTCTTTTGCATACGCCAGTAAAGGCATTGAACCAAAAGACGGGGAGGTAATTGAAAGAGTCAAAAGTGGTATGAACCGCTTCGGTTCTCACCTTCGGTATTACAACGAAGAGATACATAGTGGCTGTTTTGCACTGCCCAATTTTGTAAAGGATATTATATAG
- a CDS encoding pyruvoyl-dependent arginine decarboxylase has protein sequence MKESPQTSMQEFMMVNTPNVFALVRGASEGRTRLNAFDNSLLNAGVGDTNLMRMSSILPPGANQKNIDDLDLPKGGLIPLAYATIDSTTPGRYISSAIAVGIPEDETEPGVIMEFEDHSKLDNVENIVRQMVVDAFDYRNRKLREIKSIGIEHRVETCGATFAAAVLWYE, from the coding sequence ATGAAAGAATCACCACAGACAAGTATGCAGGAATTTATGATGGTTAATACCCCTAACGTATTTGCATTAGTAAGAGGGGCATCAGAGGGAAGAACAAGGCTAAATGCTTTTGATAATTCATTATTAAATGCCGGGGTAGGCGACACTAATCTTATGCGTATGAGCAGTATTCTGCCACCGGGTGCTAATCAAAAAAATATTGATGATCTTGACCTGCCTAAAGGTGGACTTATACCCTTAGCCTATGCTACTATAGACTCAACCACGCCGGGACGATATATCTCTTCTGCCATCGCAGTTGGTATTCCCGAAGATGAAACGGAACCGGGTGTAATCATGGAGTTTGAAGATCACAGCAAGTTGGATAACGTGGAGAATATTGTTCGTCAAATGGTTGTCGATGCTTTTGATTATAGGAACAGGAAACTAAGGGAGATCAAGTCAATTGGAATAGAACACCGTGTGGAAACCTGTGGAGCGACTTTTGCCGCAGCAGTGCTCTGGTATGAGTAA
- a CDS encoding EamA family transporter, with translation MAYVLVVIGASLWGIIGIFIHELSNAGFTSLQIVTLRVVSAAIMLVSYLLISDAQLLKINMKDTPVFAGTGIMSIVFFNWCYFTAIQEVSLSIAVMLLYTGPAFVILLSRIFFKEYFNYPKIIALLFTAVGCMLVIQLFPLSNKTISFYGVLVGLGSGFGYALYSIFGKVALRKHPPITIITYTFVFASLALLPTSGLTLDSTLLFSPNILITILGLGLFPTVLAYLLYTIGLSMIESGKASITATMEPVIATALGVFMFNEVLTGFQIVGIFLIISAVIILQIKGKKRKTVARTP, from the coding sequence CTGGCATATGTATTAGTTGTAATCGGAGCCTCACTATGGGGTATCATAGGTATATTTATTCATGAATTATCGAATGCTGGTTTCACGTCTCTTCAAATCGTTACTCTTAGAGTCGTATCGGCAGCCATAATGTTGGTCTCTTATTTACTCATCTCAGATGCTCAACTTCTTAAGATTAACATGAAAGATACCCCTGTCTTTGCAGGTACCGGCATAATGAGCATTGTTTTTTTCAATTGGTGTTATTTTACAGCAATTCAGGAGGTTTCGTTGTCTATTGCGGTTATGTTGCTCTATACCGGTCCGGCTTTTGTCATCTTATTATCGCGTATCTTTTTTAAAGAGTACTTTAACTACCCCAAAATTATTGCTTTACTTTTTACGGCAGTAGGGTGCATGCTGGTAATTCAACTATTTCCACTGAGCAACAAAACCATTTCATTTTATGGCGTACTGGTTGGTCTGGGTTCCGGATTTGGATATGCGCTCTATTCTATTTTCGGTAAAGTCGCCTTGCGTAAACATCCACCGATCACCATTATAACCTATACATTTGTATTTGCCTCATTGGCGTTACTTCCGACAAGCGGTTTGACATTAGATAGTACCCTTTTGTTTTCACCAAACATTTTGATAACAATTCTTGGCTTAGGACTTTTTCCAACTGTACTAGCTTATCTATTGTATACCATAGGTTTGTCTATGATAGAGAGTGGAAAAGCATCTATTACAGCTACTATGGAACCGGTTATTGCCACTGCCTTAGGTGTGTTTATGTTTAATGAAGTTCTAACCGGGTTTCAAATAGTGGGCATATTTCTGATTATTTCGGCCGTCATTATATTGCAGATCAAAGGTAAAAAGAGAAAAACTGTCGCGAGAACGCCATAA